In a genomic window of Pseudomonas mohnii:
- the leuC gene encoding 3-isopropylmalate dehydratase large subunit, whose translation MAGKTLYDKLWDSHLVKQRDDGSALIYIDRHIIHEVTSPQAFEGLRLAGRKPWRIDANIATPDHNVPTTPERKGGIDAIVDQVSRLQVQTLDDNCDEYGIVEFKMNDVRQGIVHVIGPEQGATLPGMTVVCGDSHTSTHGAFGALAHGIGTSEVEHVLATQCLVAKKMKNMLVRVEGQLPFGVTAKDIVLAVIGKIGTAGGNGHAIEFAGSAIRDLSVEGRMTICNMSIEAGARVGLVAADEKTVAYVKGRPFAPKGAEWDLAVEAWKDLVSDADAVFDTVVELDATRIKPQVSWGTSPEMVLAVDQNVPDPAKEMDLVKRGSIERALKYMGLTANQAITDIQLDRVFIGSCTNSRIEDLRAAAVIAKGRKVASTIKQAIVVPGSGLVKAQAESEGLDKIFLEAGFEWREPGCSMCLAMNPDRLESGEHCASTSNRNFEGRQGAGGRTHLVSPAMAAAAAVNGRFVDVRELI comes from the coding sequence ATGGCCGGCAAAACGCTCTACGACAAGCTCTGGGATTCGCATTTGGTCAAGCAGCGCGATGATGGTTCTGCGCTGATCTACATCGACCGTCACATCATTCACGAAGTGACCTCGCCGCAAGCCTTCGAAGGCCTGCGTCTGGCCGGGCGCAAGCCTTGGCGCATCGATGCCAACATCGCGACCCCGGACCACAACGTACCGACCACGCCGGAGCGCAAGGGCGGCATCGACGCCATTGTTGACCAGGTCTCGCGCCTGCAGGTCCAGACCCTGGACGACAACTGCGATGAATACGGCATTGTCGAATTCAAGATGAACGACGTGCGCCAAGGCATTGTCCACGTCATCGGCCCGGAGCAGGGTGCAACCTTGCCGGGCATGACCGTGGTCTGCGGCGACTCCCATACGTCGACCCACGGCGCCTTCGGTGCCCTGGCTCACGGTATCGGCACCTCCGAGGTCGAGCACGTGCTGGCCACCCAGTGCCTGGTCGCCAAGAAAATGAAAAACATGCTGGTGCGCGTCGAAGGCCAGTTGCCGTTCGGCGTGACCGCCAAGGACATCGTGCTCGCGGTGATCGGCAAGATCGGTACCGCCGGCGGTAACGGCCATGCCATCGAATTCGCCGGCAGCGCGATTCGTGACCTGTCCGTCGAAGGCCGCATGACCATCTGCAACATGTCCATCGAGGCCGGCGCCCGCGTAGGTCTGGTGGCGGCCGATGAAAAAACCGTGGCCTACGTGAAGGGTCGTCCATTCGCCCCGAAAGGCGCGGAATGGGACCTGGCGGTCGAAGCCTGGAAAGACCTGGTGTCCGATGCCGATGCCGTGTTCGATACCGTGGTCGAGCTCGACGCGACCCGGATCAAGCCGCAAGTCAGCTGGGGCACTTCGCCTGAAATGGTCTTGGCCGTTGATCAAAACGTGCCGGATCCAGCCAAGGAAATGGACCTGGTCAAGCGCGGCTCCATCGAGCGCGCCCTGAAATACATGGGTTTGACCGCCAATCAGGCGATCACCGACATTCAACTGGACCGCGTGTTCATCGGCTCCTGCACCAACTCGCGGATCGAAGATTTGCGCGCGGCTGCCGTCATTGCCAAGGGCCGCAAAGTGGCCTCGACCATCAAGCAGGCCATCGTCGTGCCGGGCTCGGGTCTGGTGAAGGCGCAGGCTGAATCGGAAGGCCTGGACAAGATTTTCCTCGAAGCCGGTTTCGAATGGCGTGAGCCGGGTTGCTCGATGTGCCTGGCGATGAACCCGGACCGTTTGGAGTCCGGCGAACACTGCGCCTCGACGTCCAACCGTAACTTCGAAGGCCGTCAGGGCGCGGGTGGCCGTACCCACCTCGTGAGCCCGGCCATGGCCGCGGCCGCCGCCGTGAACGGTCGTTTCGTCGACGTCCGTGAATTGATCTAA
- the leuD gene encoding 3-isopropylmalate dehydratase small subunit, which yields MKAFTQHTGLVAPLDRANVDTDQIIPKQFLKSIKRTGFGPNLFDEWRYLDVGQPYQDNSKRPLNKDFVLNAERYQGASVLLARENFGCGSSREHAPWALEEYGFRSIIAPSYADIFFNNSFKNGLLPIILSDAEVDELFQQVEANPGYQLQIDLQAQTVTRPDGKVLSFEIDAFRKHCLLNGLDDIGLTLQDGDAIAAFETKHRASQPWLFRDA from the coding sequence ATGAAAGCTTTTACCCAGCACACTGGACTTGTCGCGCCTCTGGATCGTGCCAACGTCGACACCGATCAGATCATTCCGAAGCAATTCCTGAAGTCGATCAAGCGCACGGGTTTCGGCCCGAACCTGTTCGATGAATGGCGCTACCTGGATGTGGGGCAGCCGTATCAGGACAACTCCAAGCGCCCGCTGAACAAGGACTTCGTCCTCAACGCCGAGCGTTATCAAGGCGCCAGCGTGTTGCTGGCCCGCGAGAACTTCGGTTGCGGTTCCAGCCGTGAACACGCGCCGTGGGCCCTGGAAGAATACGGTTTCCGCAGCATCATCGCGCCGAGCTATGCCGACATCTTCTTCAACAACAGCTTCAAGAACGGCTTGTTGCCGATCATCTTGAGCGATGCCGAAGTCGACGAACTGTTCCAGCAGGTAGAAGCCAATCCGGGCTACCAGTTGCAGATCGACCTGCAAGCCCAGACCGTGACCCGCCCGGACGGCAAGGTCCTGAGCTTCGAAATCGACGCCTTCCGCAAACATTGCCTGCTCAATGGCCTGGACGACATCGGCCTGACCTTGCAGGACGGCGACGCGATTGCGGCGTTTGAAACCAAGCACCGTGCGAGCCAGCCTTGGTTGTTTCGCGACGCTTGA
- a CDS encoding LysR family transcriptional regulator, whose translation MDLANLNAFIAIAETGSFSGAGERLHLTQPAISKRIAGLEQQLKVRLFDRLGREVGLTEAGRALLPRAYQILNVLDDTRRALTNLTGEVTGRLTLATSHHIGLHRLPPLLREFTRRYPDVALDIQFLDSEVAYEEILHGRAELAVITLAPEPHALVKATPVWDDPLDFVVAPEHSLLNNGPVSLADIARHPAVFPGGNTFTHHIVQRLFEAQGLTPNIAMSTNYLETIKMMVSIGLAWSVLPRTMLDDQVARIPLPGIQLSRQLGYILHTERTLSNAARAFMALLDAQIDLPGIQG comes from the coding sequence ATGGACCTGGCCAACCTCAATGCCTTTATTGCCATCGCCGAGACAGGAAGCTTCTCCGGCGCCGGCGAGCGCCTGCACCTGACCCAACCCGCCATCAGTAAACGCATCGCCGGGCTGGAGCAGCAATTGAAGGTGCGGCTGTTCGATCGACTGGGTCGTGAAGTCGGCCTGACCGAGGCAGGCCGCGCGCTGCTGCCGCGTGCTTATCAGATTCTGAACGTACTGGATGATACTCGCCGCGCCCTGACCAACCTCACCGGCGAAGTGACCGGCCGTCTGACCCTGGCCACCAGTCACCACATCGGCCTGCACCGTTTGCCTCCGTTACTCAGGGAGTTCACTCGACGCTACCCCGACGTCGCGCTGGATATTCAATTCCTCGATTCGGAAGTGGCCTACGAAGAAATCCTTCATGGTCGTGCCGAATTGGCCGTCATCACCCTGGCGCCGGAACCCCACGCACTGGTCAAGGCCACGCCGGTGTGGGACGACCCGCTGGACTTCGTGGTCGCGCCGGAGCATTCGCTGCTCAACAATGGCCCGGTCAGCCTGGCGGACATTGCCCGGCATCCGGCGGTGTTCCCCGGCGGCAACACCTTCACCCACCACATCGTCCAGCGCCTGTTCGAAGCCCAGGGGCTGACGCCGAACATCGCCATGAGCACCAATTATCTGGAAACGATCAAGATGATGGTGTCGATTGGCCTGGCCTGGAGCGTGTTGCCGCGCACCATGCTCGACGATCAAGTTGCACGAATACCCCTGCCGGGCATACAACTGTCTCGCCAGCTAGGCTATATCCTGCACACAGAACGGACGCTATCGAATGCAGCACGGGCCTTCATGGCCTTGCTGGATGCTCAAATCGATCTGCCAGGGATTCAGGGTTAA
- a CDS encoding class I SAM-dependent methyltransferase yields MTSTAQHSQVVQKQFGEQASAYLSSAVHAQGTEFALLQAELAGQGDARVLDLGCGAGHVSFHVAGLVKEVVAYDLSQQMLDVVAAAATDRGLSNVSTVNGAAERLPFADGEFDFVFSRYSAHHWSDLGLALREVRRVLKPGGVAAFIDVLSPGSPLFDTYLQSVEVLRDTSHVRDYSAGEWLRQISEAGLHTRSTTRQRLRLEYNSWVERMRTPQVMRAAIRELQQSMGNEVREYFEIEADGSFSTDVLVLFVER; encoded by the coding sequence ATGACCAGCACCGCCCAGCACAGCCAGGTAGTCCAAAAGCAATTCGGTGAACAGGCTTCGGCCTACCTGAGCAGCGCCGTACACGCTCAAGGCACTGAATTTGCGCTGCTGCAGGCCGAACTGGCGGGGCAGGGCGATGCCCGCGTGCTGGATCTGGGTTGCGGTGCCGGTCATGTGAGTTTTCACGTGGCTGGGCTGGTCAAGGAAGTGGTGGCTTACGACCTGTCGCAGCAGATGCTTGACGTGGTCGCCGCAGCCGCCACTGATCGTGGATTGAGCAACGTGTCCACGGTCAATGGCGCCGCCGAACGCTTGCCGTTTGCCGACGGTGAATTCGATTTCGTCTTCAGTCGCTATTCGGCGCACCATTGGAGCGATCTCGGCTTGGCCCTGCGGGAAGTGCGTCGGGTGTTGAAACCGGGTGGCGTGGCGGCGTTCATCGATGTGTTGTCACCGGGCAGCCCGTTGTTCGACACTTACCTGCAAAGCGTCGAAGTGCTGCGTGACACCAGCCATGTGCGTGATTATTCCGCCGGTGAATGGTTGCGCCAGATCAGCGAAGCGGGGCTGCACACCCGTAGCACCACGCGACAGCGCCTGCGTTTGGAGTACAACTCCTGGGTCGAGCGCATGCGTACGCCGCAGGTGATGCGTGCGGCGATTCGCGAGTTGCAACAGTCAATGGGCAACGAAGTACGCGAATATTTCGAGATTGAGGCCGATGGTTCGTTCAGCACGGATGTGTTGGTGCTGTTTGTAGAAAGATAG